A stretch of the Massilia sp. W12 genome encodes the following:
- a CDS encoding inorganic phosphate transporter, whose product MQTLQISIYVLGGLILLALLFDFMNGFHDAANAIATVVSTGVLKPQQAVALAAFFNFIAIAVFHLKVASTIGKGTIEPSVVDHYVIFGALVGAITWNVVTWYYGIPSSSSHALIGGLVGAAVAKSGTDALISGGLIKTISFIVLSPMLGFIFGSLMMVLVAWLCVRTSPRRVDKWFRRLQLVSASLYSLGHGGNDAQKTMGIIWMLLIFAGVSTSADKAPPTWVIVSCYAAIGLGTLFGGWRIVKTMGQKITKLKPVGGFCAETGGAITLFLATALGIPVSTTHTITGAIVGVGSSQKASAVRWGVAGNIVWAWIFTIPASAFVAAIFWWIGTKLF is encoded by the coding sequence ATGCAAACTCTGCAAATCAGCATTTATGTGCTGGGCGGCCTGATTCTCTTAGCGCTGCTGTTTGACTTCATGAATGGTTTCCACGATGCGGCGAATGCCATCGCCACCGTGGTTTCGACCGGCGTGTTAAAGCCGCAGCAGGCGGTGGCGCTGGCGGCGTTTTTCAATTTCATCGCGATTGCGGTGTTTCATTTGAAAGTCGCCAGCACCATCGGCAAGGGCACGATTGAGCCTTCGGTGGTGGATCATTATGTGATATTCGGCGCCCTGGTCGGGGCGATCACCTGGAATGTGGTGACCTGGTATTACGGCATCCCGTCTTCCTCCTCGCATGCGCTGATCGGCGGCCTGGTCGGTGCGGCGGTGGCCAAATCCGGCACCGACGCGCTGATCTCCGGCGGCCTGATCAAAACCATCAGCTTTATTGTGCTGTCGCCGATGCTGGGCTTTATCTTCGGTTCGCTGATGATGGTGCTGGTGGCCTGGCTATGTGTGCGCACCTCGCCGCGCAGGGTCGATAAATGGTTCCGCCGTCTGCAGCTGGTCTCGGCCTCGCTCTACAGTCTGGGACATGGCGGCAATGACGCGCAAAAAACCATGGGCATTATCTGGATGCTCTTGATTTTCGCCGGCGTCTCGACCAGCGCAGATAAAGCGCCGCCGACGTGGGTGATTGTCAGCTGCTACGCGGCGATCGGCCTGGGCACCTTGTTTGGCGGCTGGCGCATTGTCAAAACCATGGGACAGAAAATCACCAAGCTCAAACCGGTCGGCGGCTTCTGCGCCGAAACCGGCGGCGCGATTACCCTGTTCCTGGCCACCGCCTTGGGGATTCCGGTTTCCACCACCCACACCATCACCGGCGCAATTGTCGGCGTGGGTTCCTCGCAAAAAGCCAGCGCGGTGCGCTGGGGCGTGGCAGGGAATATTGTGTGGGCCTGGATTTTCACCATTCCGGCTTCAGCCTTCGTGGCGGCGATTTTCTGGTGGATTGGCACCAAGCTGTTCTGA
- a CDS encoding FAD-binding oxidoreductase: protein MQEQVLAQLAAVLGERGILSSAEDCARYVTGARYGQGRTLAVLRPDSHEQVQQIAAICAQHSMPLVLQGANTGLVAAATPDASGRIAVLSLERLKSHIEIDLDNRSVTVDAGVSLQDLNDALEPHGLCFPIDLGANPSIGGMIAANTGGARLIKYGDVRHNLLGLRAVLLDPPGAELDLLAGLRKNNTGPDLKQLFVGSSGAYGVITRAVLQVHRLPRQSATALVIPRDQDAVLEILRVLERDCGEFLSAFEGMSGAAMQAVARHIPDLGNPFAPEALPEYAVLIELTSTSDPASGIEVETLLMNALENLFGDAVQNAVVGRGKDLWRIRHAISESIRHEGKLIAFDIAMVRSALPAFRARALDLLAQRFPYIKAFDFGHWADGGCHFNLAWPADAAVAYDAAIVEQIRTALYDLVVYEFGGSFSAEHGVGPYNQQYYQRYVSQNAKQLAGKIQSMLDPQGLLGLTRFGAQ from the coding sequence ATGCAAGAACAAGTCTTGGCGCAATTGGCGGCGGTGCTGGGCGAACGCGGCATCCTGAGCAGCGCAGAAGATTGTGCGCGCTATGTCACCGGCGCGCGTTATGGCCAGGGCCGCACCTTGGCGGTATTGCGCCCGGACAGCCATGAGCAGGTGCAGCAAATCGCCGCCATCTGCGCGCAGCACAGCATGCCGCTGGTGCTGCAGGGCGCGAATACCGGCCTGGTGGCCGCCGCCACTCCAGACGCTTCCGGGCGGATTGCTGTGCTGTCCCTGGAACGCCTGAAATCGCATATCGAGATTGATCTGGATAACCGCTCAGTCACGGTTGACGCCGGCGTCAGCTTGCAAGATTTGAACGATGCGCTGGAGCCGCATGGCCTGTGCTTCCCGATCGACCTGGGGGCCAATCCCAGCATCGGCGGCATGATCGCCGCCAATACCGGCGGCGCGCGCCTGATCAAATATGGCGATGTGCGCCACAATCTGCTCGGTTTGCGCGCAGTCTTACTTGATCCGCCGGGCGCGGAATTGGATTTACTGGCCGGCTTGCGCAAAAACAATACCGGGCCGGATTTGAAGCAATTATTTGTCGGCTCTTCCGGCGCCTATGGCGTGATCACGCGCGCCGTGCTGCAAGTGCACCGCCTGCCGCGCCAGAGCGCGACCGCGCTGGTGATTCCGCGCGACCAGGATGCGGTGCTGGAAATTTTGCGTGTGCTGGAGCGTGATTGCGGCGAATTTTTGAGTGCGTTTGAAGGCATGTCCGGCGCTGCGATGCAGGCGGTAGCGCGGCATATTCCTGATCTTGGCAATCCTTTTGCGCCGGAAGCGCTGCCGGAATATGCGGTCTTGATTGAGTTGACTTCGACTTCCGATCCGGCCAGCGGCATCGAGGTCGAAACCCTGTTGATGAATGCGCTGGAAAATCTGTTTGGCGACGCGGTGCAAAATGCAGTGGTCGGACGCGGCAAGGATTTGTGGCGCATCCGTCATGCGATTTCGGAATCCATCCGCCATGAAGGCAAGTTGATTGCCTTTGATATCGCCATGGTGCGCAGCGCCCTGCCCGCTTTCCGCGCGCGCGCGCTGGATTTGCTGGCACAACGCTTCCCATACATCAAAGCGTTTGATTTCGGCCACTGGGCCGATGGCGGCTGCCATTTCAATCTGGCCTGGCCGGCAGATGCCGCTGTCGCTTACGATGCCGCGATTGTGGAGCAGATCCGCACCGCGCTGTATGACCTGGTGGTGTATGAGTTTGGCGGCAGCTTTTCCGCTGAACATGGGGTTGGCCCCTACAATCAGCAGTACTATCAGCGCTACGTCAGCCAAAACGCAAAACAGCTGGCGGGGAAAATCCAAAGCATGCTCGATCCGCAAGGCTTATTGGGCTTGACCCGTTTCGGCGCGCAATAA
- a CDS encoding DUF1338 domain-containing protein → MNANIQALVTRQIGAQAAQDLLQLMHMPTSLDVCADGRVSRAELAQAMNMVLFDGILARVPTGRAYTLDVAARGGKVMFDHGALRTVRWFGIGQLPPGEAAFTRILKPLGFRLNGVFPLDRLGMTGRSYAHIDDPEQISQFFVSELHPERFSKEFQQTVERVLSTSIDPLTPAAVSQLNELERDGFISLEQAHQLLPVLVSCFARQHSAPALADYEVLLKESAEMAWIATEGNQFNHATDRVADVFALAEEQKAMGRPMKPNVEVSASGRIRQTAFKADTVKREFIDAQGHIVTREVPGSFYEFITRDTQADGKLDLGFDAGNATGIFKMTANAS, encoded by the coding sequence ATGAACGCAAATATTCAAGCCTTAGTCACCCGTCAAATCGGCGCACAAGCTGCACAAGACTTGTTGCAATTGATGCATATGCCGACCAGTCTGGATGTTTGCGCGGATGGCCGCGTCTCGCGCGCCGAACTGGCGCAGGCAATGAATATGGTGCTGTTTGATGGCATTTTGGCGCGCGTGCCGACTGGCCGCGCTTACACCCTGGATGTGGCGGCGCGCGGCGGTAAGGTGATGTTTGACCACGGCGCCCTGCGCACCGTGCGCTGGTTTGGCATCGGCCAATTGCCGCCGGGCGAAGCCGCCTTCACCCGTATTTTGAAGCCGCTCGGTTTCCGTCTGAATGGCGTGTTCCCGCTGGATCGTCTGGGCATGACTGGCCGCTCCTACGCCCACATCGACGACCCGGAACAAATTTCCCAGTTCTTTGTTTCGGAATTGCACCCGGAGCGTTTTTCCAAAGAATTCCAGCAAACCGTCGAGCGCGTGCTGTCCACCTCGATCGATCCGCTGACCCCGGCTGCCGTCTCGCAGCTGAATGAATTGGAGCGCGATGGCTTCATCAGCTTAGAGCAGGCGCATCAATTGCTGCCGGTGCTGGTGTCCTGTTTTGCGCGTCAGCACAGCGCCCCCGCACTGGCCGACTACGAAGTATTATTGAAGGAATCGGCGGAAATGGCCTGGATCGCCACCGAAGGCAATCAATTCAACCATGCCACCGACCGCGTTGCAGATGTGTTTGCGCTGGCGGAAGAACAAAAGGCGATGGGCCGCCCGATGAAGCCGAATGTGGAAGTATCGGCATCTGGCCGCATCCGTCAGACCGCGTTCAAGGCCGATACCGTGAAACGTGAATTCATCGATGCGCAAGGCCATATCGTGACGCGTGAAGTGCCGGGTTCTTTCTATGAATTCATCACCCGCGATACGCAAGCCGATGGCAAGCTGGACCTGGGTTTTGACGCTGGCAACGCCACCGGCATCTTTAAAATGACGGCTAACGCATCGTAA
- a CDS encoding LysR substrate-binding domain-containing protein, with product MTRRKIPSFTALQIFEACARSESFTRAADEMALTQSAVCRQVANLEEFLGFALFARVKKRVVLTEAGREYAARISIHLEKIERDTLELMGNHGGGALELAVIPTFATQWLIPRLAGFKREHPEIQVNLSSNTGAFLFADSRFHAAIHSGKAPWPGAQGDWLLEEDAAVPLCSPALLRECLGKTQGIVVEDMMRLPLLHLQSRAEDWRHWFELHGSPHDVEAMAGAKHELFSMLIEAASAGLGAALAPKYMAHRQLALGSLLQIMPHSLPGQTGYWLAYPPERASHPAFSAFRAWLLTQAKMHQAAMQTPPAAAQN from the coding sequence ATGACTAGACGAAAAATCCCCAGTTTCACCGCTTTGCAGATTTTTGAAGCCTGCGCCCGCAGTGAAAGCTTCACGCGTGCGGCGGATGAAATGGCTTTGACCCAGAGCGCAGTCTGTCGTCAAGTGGCCAACTTAGAAGAATTTCTCGGTTTTGCGCTGTTTGCCCGCGTCAAAAAACGCGTTGTTTTGACCGAGGCCGGGCGCGAATATGCGGCGCGCATTTCGATACATCTTGAGAAAATCGAACGTGACACGCTGGAATTGATGGGCAACCATGGCGGCGGCGCGCTTGAGCTGGCGGTGATTCCCACCTTTGCCACGCAATGGCTGATACCGCGCCTGGCCGGGTTCAAGCGCGAACATCCTGAGATCCAGGTCAATCTGTCATCCAATACCGGCGCTTTTTTATTTGCCGACAGCCGTTTTCATGCCGCCATCCATTCCGGCAAAGCGCCCTGGCCCGGCGCGCAGGGCGACTGGCTGCTGGAGGAAGATGCTGCGGTGCCTTTGTGCAGTCCGGCGCTGCTGCGCGAATGTCTGGGCAAAACCCAGGGCATTGTGGTGGAAGATATGATGCGCCTGCCGTTGTTGCATTTACAAAGCCGGGCGGAAGATTGGCGTCACTGGTTTGAGTTGCACGGCAGTCCGCATGATGTGGAAGCCATGGCCGGGGCCAAACATGAATTATTTTCCATGCTGATCGAAGCCGCCAGCGCCGGTTTGGGCGCAGCGCTGGCGCCGAAATATATGGCGCACCGGCAATTGGCCTTAGGCAGCCTGTTGCAGATTATGCCGCACAGTCTGCCGGGGCAAACTGGCTATTGGCTGGCTTATCCGCCGGAGCGCGCCAGCCATCCGGCCTTCAGCGCATTTCGCGCCTGGCTGTTGACGCAGGCCAAAATGCATCAGGCGGCGATGCAAACGCCGCCTGCCGCTGCACAGAATTAA
- a CDS encoding MBL fold metallo-hydrolase: protein MKFKFWGVRGSIPSPGPRTVRFGGNTTCIEVRTDAGELLILDAGTGIFQLAQSLPKSGVNAHIFISHSHWDHIHGLPFFTPLFFPGNRVRLHGGTDARTGSGIREVMQVQLQYAFFPVLESEMAAAIEYEPLRTGQRFQVNDACVRNVQMNHPVLNLGYRIDCQGKSLFFTGDHEPFYNLQAPGSPAWSKLEHENAARMAEILDCMRGVDALIVDCTYTEEEYQRDKLQWGHGTFDSAFAMAHAAGAKTLFCTHHEPTRSDEELCQAFDEACARNLPGMPGLQAVLAYEGLEVTL from the coding sequence ATGAAATTCAAGTTTTGGGGAGTGCGCGGTTCGATTCCATCGCCAGGTCCCAGGACCGTGCGCTTTGGCGGCAACACCACCTGCATCGAAGTGCGCACGGACGCAGGCGAGTTATTGATTCTGGATGCCGGCACCGGCATTTTTCAACTGGCGCAAAGTCTGCCCAAGAGCGGCGTGAATGCGCATATCTTCATCTCGCACAGTCATTGGGATCATATCCACGGCCTGCCCTTTTTCACCCCGCTGTTTTTCCCCGGCAACCGGGTGCGCCTGCATGGCGGCACTGACGCGCGCACCGGCAGCGGCATCCGCGAAGTGATGCAGGTGCAATTGCAATACGCTTTCTTTCCGGTGTTAGAGAGTGAAATGGCGGCGGCGATTGAGTATGAACCCTTGCGCACCGGCCAGCGTTTTCAAGTCAACGACGCCTGTGTGCGCAATGTGCAAATGAATCACCCGGTCTTGAATCTGGGTTATCGCATTGATTGTCAGGGCAAGTCTTTGTTTTTCACCGGCGACCATGAGCCTTTCTATAATTTGCAAGCGCCCGGCAGCCCGGCCTGGAGCAAGCTGGAGCATGAAAACGCGGCGCGCATGGCGGAGATTCTGGATTGCATGCGCGGGGTCGATGCGCTGATTGTGGATTGCACTTACACTGAAGAGGAATATCAACGCGATAAGCTGCAATGGGGACATGGCACTTTTGATTCCGCGTTCGCAATGGCGCATGCGGCTGGTGCAAAAACGCTATTTTGCACCCACCATGAACCGACCCGCAGCGATGAGGAATTATGTCAGGCCTTTGATGAGGCTTGCGCGCGCAATCTGCCCGGCATGCCCGGCTTGCAGGCCGTGTTGGCGTATGAGGGTCTGGAAGTCACATTATGA
- a CDS encoding GspE/PulE family protein has product MNDMEAAAAREVEERLAFFKQLQAVTNKIHATNNIDEMMLELPAELCDLFQSDRFTLYAVAEDRKSIVSKVKTGLNSFKDLRLPIDIQSIAGYCALYRNIINIRDVYDEAELHSYSPQLHFQQGVDQRTGYRTKQMLVAPMVEAQSKELLGVVQFINSRDNEPFSDFTTEGVKQLTETLAIALHQRLKPQVIRTKFDGLVSDGVISAPELELALRAARRKNADIEETLVKEFQVPLAAIGQSMSKFFRIPYDPFKPERVKPLDLLKNLKQQYCEQSQWVPVEENKDGIIVVSPDPERIINQKIVNQIFPKSRVFYSVTTVAEFKKTLELFYGGGTDSGDSVDEILSDLSEEEEGESGGSVEVSEAVENELTKLINKIITDAYRQGVSDIHIEPLPGKGKVGVRFRKDGSLVPYIEIPASYRNALVARVKIMCDLDISERRKPQDGKIKFKKFGPLDIELRVATIPSAGGVEDIVMRILAAGEPIPLDKLGVLPFNLTRLKATIEKPYGLFFVCGPTGSGKTTTLHSVLNYLNTPDTKIWTAEDPVEITQKGLRQVQVNRKAGLDFATVMRAFLRADPDVIMVGEMRDKETVSMGIEASLTGHLVFATLHTNSAPESIVRLLDMGMDPFNFADALLGILAQRLAKRLCGNCKKAYQPDELEMQQLMDEYCTELMNTSPFIADAEAARATVLDGWRERYAKDGKFTLYRATGCEQCNGGYKGRVGLHELMLGTDRVKALLQTHARVAQLLAAALEDGMLTLKMDGIEKILSGITDIKQVRAVCIK; this is encoded by the coding sequence ATGAATGATATGGAAGCAGCCGCAGCGCGTGAGGTGGAAGAACGGCTGGCCTTTTTCAAGCAGTTACAGGCGGTCACCAACAAAATCCACGCCACCAACAATATTGATGAAATGATGCTGGAGCTGCCGGCAGAGTTATGTGATTTGTTTCAATCTGACCGTTTCACGTTGTATGCGGTGGCGGAAGACCGTAAATCAATTGTCTCCAAAGTCAAAACGGGTTTGAATTCTTTCAAGGATTTGCGCCTGCCTATCGACATCCAGAGTATCGCCGGTTATTGCGCCTTATATCGCAATATCATCAATATCCGCGATGTGTATGACGAGGCGGAATTGCATTCTTATTCGCCGCAATTGCATTTTCAGCAAGGCGTGGATCAGCGCACCGGATATCGCACCAAACAAATGCTGGTGGCGCCGATGGTGGAGGCGCAAAGCAAGGAATTGCTGGGCGTGGTGCAATTCATCAACAGTCGCGATAATGAACCGTTTTCCGATTTCACCACCGAGGGCGTCAAGCAACTCACCGAAACGCTGGCGATTGCCCTGCACCAGCGCTTAAAGCCGCAAGTCATCCGCACCAAGTTTGACGGTTTGGTCAGCGATGGCGTGATCTCCGCGCCGGAATTGGAACTGGCTTTGCGCGCTGCGCGCCGTAAAAACGCGGATATTGAAGAAACCCTGGTCAAGGAATTCCAGGTGCCGCTGGCGGCGATCGGCCAATCCATGTCGAAATTTTTCCGCATTCCCTATGATCCCTTCAAGCCGGAGCGGGTCAAGCCGCTGGATTTGCTGAAAAACCTCAAGCAACAGTATTGCGAACAAAGCCAATGGGTGCCGGTGGAAGAAAATAAGGACGGCATCATTGTCGTTTCGCCCGATCCCGAGCGCATCATCAATCAAAAAATCGTCAACCAGATTTTTCCCAAGTCGCGCGTCTTTTACAGCGTGACCACGGTTGCCGAATTCAAAAAAACGCTGGAACTGTTTTATGGCGGCGGGACTGACAGCGGCGATTCGGTGGATGAAATCCTGTCTGATTTGTCAGAAGAGGAAGAAGGCGAAAGCGGCGGCTCGGTGGAAGTCTCGGAAGCGGTGGAAAATGAGCTGACCAAGCTGATCAATAAAATCATCACCGACGCCTACCGCCAGGGGGTATCGGATATCCATATCGAACCCTTGCCGGGCAAAGGCAAGGTGGGGGTGCGTTTCCGCAAAGACGGCTCGCTGGTGCCGTATATTGAAATTCCGGCCAGCTATCGCAATGCCCTGGTGGCGCGCGTCAAGATTATGTGCGATCTCGACATTTCCGAGCGCCGCAAGCCGCAGGACGGCAAGATCAAGTTCAAAAAATTCGGCCCGCTGGATATTGAGTTGCGCGTGGCCACCATTCCCTCCGCCGGCGGGGTGGAAGATATTGTGATGCGGATCCTGGCTGCGGGTGAGCCGATTCCGCTCGATAAACTCGGGGTGCTGCCGTTTAATCTGACGCGCCTGAAAGCGACGATTGAAAAACCGTATGGCCTGTTTTTCGTGTGCGGGCCGACCGGCTCCGGTAAAACCACCACCCTGCACTCGGTGCTGAATTATTTAAATACGCCCGACACCAAGATCTGGACTGCGGAAGATCCGGTGGAAATCACGCAAAAAGGTCTGCGCCAGGTGCAAGTCAATCGCAAGGCCGGGCTGGATTTCGCCACTGTGATGCGGGCCTTTTTGCGCGCCGACCCGGACGTGATCATGGTTGGCGAAATGCGCGACAAGGAAACCGTGTCGATGGGGATTGAAGCCTCGCTCACCGGCCATCTGGTGTTCGCCACCCTGCACACCAACAGCGCGCCGGAGTCGATTGTGCGTTTGCTCGACATGGGGATGGATCCATTTAACTTTGCCGATGCGCTGTTAGGCATTCTGGCGCAGCGTCTGGCCAAGCGTTTATGCGGCAATTGCAAAAAAGCTTATCAGCCGGATGAGTTGGAAATGCAGCAATTGATGGATGAATATTGCACGGAATTGATGAACACCTCACCCTTTATCGCCGACGCCGAAGCGGCGCGCGCCACTGTGCTGGATGGCTGGCGCGAGCGTTACGCCAAAGATGGGAAATTCACCCTGTATCGCGCGACCGGCTGCGAGCAATGCAATGGCGGTTATAAGGGACGGGTCGGCTTGCATGAATTGATGTTGGGCACGGACCGTGTCAAAGCCCTGCTGCAAACCCATGCGCGGGTGGCGCAACTGCTCGCCGCCGCGCTGGAGGACGGCATGCTGACCCTGAAAATGGATGGGATTGAAAAAATCCTGTCCGGGATTACAGATATCAAACAAGTGCGGGCGGTGTGTATTAAATAA
- a CDS encoding DUF47 domain-containing protein → MFGRLMPTEGKFFDLFNQHAEFCLKGAQEMLSLMRNFDDLDIRVHAIEQIEQQADKVTTETIELLHKTFITPLDREDIHKLITRMDDILDLMEDAAQTISLYDIKAITPEAVRLSELCLECVQKVQGAVRLIQDLDNAREIMKICEEIDGLESKADHVMRAAMSKLFRDEPDVKNLIKLKAIYEILETVTDRCEDVAKIIEGIVLENA, encoded by the coding sequence ATGTTTGGACGATTAATGCCCACCGAGGGCAAGTTTTTTGACCTGTTCAATCAACACGCTGAATTTTGCTTGAAGGGCGCACAGGAAATGCTGTCCCTGATGCGCAACTTTGATGATCTCGATATCCGTGTGCACGCGATCGAGCAAATCGAACAGCAAGCCGACAAGGTGACCACCGAAACCATCGAGCTGCTGCACAAAACTTTCATCACCCCCTTGGACCGTGAAGACATCCACAAACTGATCACGCGCATGGATGACATTCTGGATTTGATGGAAGACGCGGCGCAAACCATTTCTCTGTACGACATCAAAGCAATCACGCCGGAAGCGGTGCGCCTGTCCGAGCTGTGCCTGGAATGCGTGCAAAAAGTGCAGGGCGCGGTGCGTTTGATCCAGGATTTGGATAATGCGCGCGAAATCATGAAGATTTGCGAAGAAATCGACGGCCTCGAATCCAAGGCCGACCATGTGATGCGCGCCGCCATGTCCAAGCTGTTCCGCGATGAGCCGGACGTGAAAAACCTGATCAAGCTCAAAGCGATCTATGAAATTCTGGAAACGGTGACAGACCGCTGCGAAGACGTGGCCAAGATCATCGAAGGCATCGTGCTGGAAAACGCATAA
- a CDS encoding DUF885 domain-containing protein: protein MKRHLLALALSLTFSPLPALAQPAAIAPALAPAVSAAQTLQQLGDAYYEALVRWDPVMATQFGDNRHDHLLPSLAPAARERWFKDLRAMQAQLQTIPLRDLSAEDKLTHTLLQHELQSALALAPFPEHLMPLVQMDAMPVTIAGFGSGDASQPLKTLAHYEAYLQRVRGLSGWIAQAMANMREGMRRNVVSHQALITSLLPQIETLAKATLDNSDFSAPLRRFPADFSDADKTRLRSAYQTEIRQNLLPALRRLHTFLRDEYLPKARRQAGWHSLPQGRAWYAALVKNQTNTDLDYAQIHQLGLQEVARIQGELRKLGAKLGYSGEPAGLFVYLDQQAGSKPFKTEQEVLAGYQAILQKVEPELTKLFLSRPKAGLQIQAEPELSRATASDHYTGPADDGSRPGIFWAVINDPAEYRVLGMHSLFLHEGLPGHHFQIARQAEMQAPRFRKFGGSNAYIEGWALYAETLGHEMGLYADPVAYAGHLRMDLVRAVRLVVDTGLHGKGWSREQTIDYLMKTQGSSASGAARSTERYMAWPGQALSYKMGALKIMELRRQAGQKLGARFSLAQFHEVVLRDGALPLNVLQQQVDAWMQSELQRAAN, encoded by the coding sequence ATGAAACGCCACCTGCTCGCCCTTGCCTTGAGTCTTACTTTCTCTCCACTGCCAGCGCTGGCGCAGCCGGCGGCCATAGCGCCAGCGCTCGCGCCAGCCGTATCGGCTGCACAAACCTTGCAGCAGCTTGGCGATGCGTATTACGAAGCCCTGGTGCGCTGGGATCCGGTGATGGCGACCCAGTTTGGCGACAACCGCCATGATCATTTGCTGCCATCCCTGGCGCCTGCCGCCCGCGAGCGCTGGTTCAAAGATTTGCGCGCCATGCAGGCGCAATTGCAAACCATCCCGCTGCGCGATTTATCCGCTGAAGACAAGCTCACGCACACGCTGCTGCAGCATGAATTGCAAAGCGCGCTGGCCCTGGCGCCGTTTCCGGAACATCTGATGCCCTTGGTGCAGATGGATGCCATGCCGGTAACGATTGCCGGCTTTGGCAGCGGCGACGCATCGCAACCTTTAAAAACGCTGGCGCACTATGAGGCGTATCTGCAGCGCGTGCGCGGCCTGTCCGGCTGGATTGCACAAGCCATGGCGAATATGCGCGAAGGTATGCGCCGTAATGTCGTTTCGCACCAGGCCCTGATCACATCGCTGCTGCCGCAAATCGAGACCCTGGCCAAAGCGACTCTGGACAATAGTGATTTCAGTGCGCCTTTGCGCCGTTTCCCGGCGGATTTTTCAGACGCGGATAAAACCCGCCTGCGCAGCGCGTATCAAACCGAGATCAGGCAAAACCTGTTGCCGGCCTTGCGCCGTCTGCACACTTTTTTGCGCGATGAATATCTGCCCAAAGCGCGCCGCCAAGCCGGCTGGCACAGTCTGCCACAGGGACGGGCCTGGTATGCCGCACTGGTGAAAAACCAAACTAACACGGATCTGGACTATGCGCAGATCCATCAACTCGGCTTGCAGGAAGTGGCGCGCATCCAGGGCGAATTGCGCAAGCTTGGGGCCAAACTGGGCTATTCCGGCGAGCCGGCCGGTTTGTTTGTCTATTTGGATCAGCAAGCCGGCAGCAAACCGTTCAAGACTGAGCAAGAAGTGCTGGCCGGCTATCAGGCGATTTTGCAAAAAGTCGAACCGGAACTCACCAAATTATTCCTGAGCCGTCCCAAGGCAGGGTTGCAAATCCAGGCCGAGCCGGAACTCTCGCGCGCCACCGCATCCGACCATTACACCGGGCCGGCGGATGATGGTTCGCGCCCCGGCATTTTCTGGGCCGTGATCAATGATCCGGCCGAATACCGGGTGCTGGGCATGCATTCTCTGTTTTTACATGAGGGCTTGCCCGGCCACCATTTCCAGATCGCGCGCCAGGCTGAAATGCAAGCGCCGCGTTTTCGCAAGTTTGGCGGCAGCAACGCCTATATCGAAGGCTGGGCTTTGTATGCCGAAACGCTGGGGCATGAAATGGGTTTATATGCCGATCCTGTCGCCTACGCCGGGCATTTGCGTATGGATCTGGTGCGCGCGGTGCGCCTGGTGGTGGATACCGGCTTGCATGGCAAGGGTTGGAGCCGTGAGCAAACCATAGACTATCTGATGAAAACCCAGGGCAGCAGCGCAAGCGGCGCGGCGCGCTCGACTGAGCGCTACATGGCGTGGCCGGGACAGGCGCTGAGTTATAAGATGGGCGCGTTGAAAATCATGGAATTGCGCCGCCAGGCCGGGCAGAAGCTGGGCGCGCGTTTCAGTCTGGCGCAATTTCATGAAGTGGTGTTGCGTGATGGCGCGTTGCCGCTGAATGTATTGCAGCAGCAAGTTGACGCCTGGATGCAAAGTGAATTACAGCGCGCCGCCAACTGA